The sequence below is a genomic window from Rudanella lutea DSM 19387.
GATTAGCGGCTCCGAGGCCGGGCAGGGATGGGGTGTGCGTAGTTACCAGATTGAAGGTTTCGAGCAGCTTACCTACTTCGACCGGAACAATTTCCGGATAAACGGGCATATCGCCCAGTAACCTAACACCTGTTTTCTGACTCATTATCACGGCCTTCCATTAGGAAGGGCCCAGGATCTCTGTACGCTTTGGTCGGCAAGTTTTGGTACCCTATCGGTGCAAAACCCTTCTACATCGATAGTTACTTGATTGGTTGAATAGAACTATAGTTATTTGCTCCTGACTGGAAGATGTCGCAGTAACGACGTATCCAGATAGTGTATCTGTTTTTTTTCACCTTTTCTATCATTCCTATGAAACGACTGTCGCTTCTTGTTGCTGTTGCCCTTAGCTCACTGAGCACGTATGCCCAGACCTGGACCTTAGACAAATCACACAGCCGCCTTGGCTTTACAGTTACCCACCTGATGCTGACAGAAGTAGACGGTAACTTCAAAACCATTGATGCCACCGTGACCTCGTCGAAGCCCGATCTGTCGGACGCCGTTTTCGAACTGACTGCCGACGTAAACAGCATCAACACCGAGAATGAGCGTCGGGATGGCCACCTGAAAAGCGCTGACTTCTTCGACACGGCGAAGTTTCCCACGCTGACGTTCAAGAGCACGTCGCTGAAGAAAGTAGAGGGTAAGAAATACAAACTCATGGGCGACCTGACCATGCATGGTGTAACCAAGCCGGTTACGCTCGATCTGGTTATGAACGGGCCTATCACTCAGGAGACGCCCCGTGGTAAATCAGAAAAAGTTGGAATTAAAGTTAGTGGTACCCTGAAGCGGTCAGATTTTGGTGTTGGTTCCAGCTCAACGGCTGTTGTCAGCGACGAGGTTGAACTGCGCGGTGCGGCCGAGTTTGCGAAGCAAAACGCTGTAACGGAGAAAAAATAAGGGTGAATTTCGGTTTCTATACTCACACGCAAAAAAGGGGACTCAACTGAGTCCCCTTTTTTTATCTTGTCAGCTCTTGCTGTTGCTAGTAATCGCCACCGGCACCACCACCTCCGAAGCTACCGCCCCCGAAGCCGCCAAAGTCGGAGCCACCTCCGCCACCTCCGCCCCAGCTACCCGATGAGCTACCCCATCCGGTGTAGGTGGTGTACGGAATAAACCAGCCTCCGCCACCTCCGCCCCGGTAGCGGTTGCCCCCACCCCGGCGGTTTATCCAGCTAAAGAGAATGATAACCGCCAGAATCAGGAAAATCCAGACAAAAATATCACCCCCATCGTCTTCACTGGCCGGTTCGGACTTGTACTCACCCTGTGCCCGCTTGATAATCTCGGTGGTAGCTGCGTCTAACCCCTGAAAGTATTGCTGCTGCTTAAACGCCGGTGCAAGGATATTATCGACAATTCGGTTGGCTACCGCGTCGGGGATTGCCCCTTCGAGGCCGTAACCCGTGGCAATGTATATCTTACGGTCGCCAGTGGCCCAGGCTAACACCAGGCCATTGTTTTTACCTTTCTGCCCTACCCCCCATTTGCGGCCCACCTGAAAAGCAAAGTCACCGATGGGATACGGTTCGGTCGTTTTGACAATGACGAGGGTGATCTGCGTCGAGGTAGAATCGTTGTATCGGCGCAGCTTTTCTTCCAGAGTCGCCCGTTCGCCGGGTTGCAGAATACCCACGTAGTCATTGACCAGACGGGGCGGATTGGGCCGGTCGGGGATAACATCGT
It includes:
- a CDS encoding YceI family protein, which gives rise to MKRLSLLVAVALSSLSTYAQTWTLDKSHSRLGFTVTHLMLTEVDGNFKTIDATVTSSKPDLSDAVFELTADVNSINTENERRDGHLKSADFFDTAKFPTLTFKSTSLKKVEGKKYKLMGDLTMHGVTKPVTLDLVMNGPITQETPRGKSEKVGIKVSGTLKRSDFGVGSSSTAVVSDEVELRGAAEFAKQNAVTEKK
- a CDS encoding TPM domain-containing protein translates to MNDPIFRNRRLFGLCWLLALLLTVSTAVRAQTGNPNDVIPDRPNPPRLVNDYVGILQPGERATLEEKLRRYNDSTSTQITLVIVKTTEPYPIGDFAFQVGRKWGVGQKGKNNGLVLAWATGDRKIYIATGYGLEGAIPDAVANRIVDNILAPAFKQQQYFQGLDAATTEIIKRAQGEYKSEPASEDDGGDIFVWIFLILAVIILFSWINRRGGGNRYRGGGGGGWFIPYTTYTGWGSSSGSWGGGGGGGSDFGGFGGGSFGGGGAGGDY